A window of Actinomadura viridis genomic DNA:
CGCTGCGGCCGGGGATGCTGCGGCTGGCGGCCCGCGAGGCCGACGGCGCCATCACCAACTGGCTCGCCCCGGCCGACGTCCCCAAGGTCCGGGCCGAGCTGGGCGAGGAGCCCGAGCTGATCGCCCGGCTGTTCGTGTGCCCGACCGAGGACGCCGAGGAGGCCCGCTCGATCGGCCGCTGGATGATCGCCGCGTACCTGAACGTGCCGGTCTACCGGGCCTTCCACGAGTGGCTGGGCCGGGGCGAGGCGCTGCGCCCGATGAACGAGGCGTGGGCCGCGGGCGACCGCCGGAAGGCCCTGGAGGTCATCCCGGACGAGGTCGTCGACGACCTGATCGTGCACGGGTCGCCGGAGGCGTGCCGGGCCCGCCTCCGCGAGTACGTCGCCAACGGGCTCACCACCCCGGTGCTGGCGATCGTCCCCGGCGGGGGCATGCCGGTCGCCGAGGCGGTCCGCGCGCTCGCGCCCGGCGCCTGACCGGCCTCCCAAGACGGGCACGGAACGAGGTTTACCGGCACGGGGCTCGGGGAGGGTGGGGCGAACAGGTCTGTGACCTGCCCTGGCATGAAACCGAGACATGAGGAGCCGAGAGTGCTCACCTTGACCAGCGGCGCCGTCCAGGTGATCCGTACCGTGACGGCCAACCCCGAAATGCCGCCCGAGACCGGCATCCGGATCGAGTCCGGGATCGACGGCTCGGACGCGCTGCGGCTCTCGGTCGCTCCGGCCCCCGAGGCCGGCGACCAGGTCGTGGAGACCGAGGGGGCCCGGGTCTACCTGGAGCCGGACGTCGCGCAGCTGCTCGATGACAAGACCTTGGACGCGCAGGTCGACCAGCAGGGCGACGTCGCGTTCACCATCGCCGAGGGACCGGAGGAGCCCGGAGGATCCGCGGCGGGCTGAACCGGCCCGCCGCCGGCGCCCCGCCGTCCGCGGCCGTTCCTGGTCTCACCCGCTCGACCAGGACCGTCCGGACGGCGGCGCCGTTCCGGGGCGCCGTTCCGCGCGGCCGGCGCCCCGGGACGCCACGCCCTCGGCCCGAACCCTGACGCCTCGCCCGACGCCCGACGTCCGGCGCCGTCGGCCCGACGCTCTCAGTCCGCGAACGACGGATGCGGACCGAGGGCCCAGTACTCGAACAGCCCGTGCCCGGTGCCCGGAACGGGAGGACCGTCCCCCGTGGCGCCGGCCCCGTCCAGATACTCGTAGCGGGCGACGGCGTCGACCATGCCCCACATGCGGGCCGCGTCGTCCGGCCTGCGCAGGTCGTAGGCGACGCCCTCCACCTTCGGCTCCGGTCCGTGGTACATGCCGTGCTTCCACCCGGGCTCCAGGCCGTACCCGGTCCCGACCATCATGTGGACGGGCAGGAGCGGGGTCGCCTCGACGGCGAAGGCCCGGCCCCCGGGCGGGCGGAACTCGATGGTCGCCGACGCCACCTCGCGGGTGCCGCCGACATAGGCGGGGTGGTACTCGGGACGGCCCAGGTACTCGGGCTCGCGCGAGGGGTCGGGCCACACCCGTACGGCCTCCTCCAGCAGGCGGCGGCCCTTCTCGTCCTCCTGGAGGATGCAGAAGATCGAGTGGTCCTCGAACTGCATCGGCGCGTAGAGCCAGTAGAAGGTCCCCGCGTCCCTGGCCTGGATGCCGGGCGGCTCGGGTTCCCCGACCGGCCGGACGCCCCAGGACCGGTCCCGCGACCCCCACCACCGGCCTGGACTGATCTCGATCCGCTCCCCGTCCGCCTCGATCCAGCCCGTCCACCGGCCGGTCTGCGCGAGCCGCCGCGAGTCGAACAGGACCCGTTCCTGCCGCCGCAGGTAGTGCGGCGGCTCCAGGTGCGCCGGGACGGCCCCCTCCCAGGACAGGTCGAACGCCAGGCCGTGCGGGTTCTCCTCCAGCACCACCCGCAGCCGCCGGAGACCTTCGACGACCTCGACCCGGAACGGTCCGACCGAGGTGTCCATCCGGTCCGCGCCCAGCTCCCGCGACGCCCGGACCACCCGGTGCGCGGGGCCGCGCCGCAGCAGGGCGAACGCGTCCGCCACGCCCAGGTTCGGATACTGGCCCACCCCGATGATCATCATCAGCTCGCCGGAGCGGCCGTGCACGTTGAAGTAGTACCGGTCGTAGAAGTTGCGGTCGGAGGTGGTGACGTGGCGCATGACCTCCGGTGCCTGGTGGACGGGGTAGTCGTCGAGCGGTGAGAGCGTCACGGGTCCCCTCCGAGGATCCTGTCCAGCAGCCGGGTGCAGGTGTTGGCGTACGGGAAGTCGGCGTCGGGCTCGATCCAGCCGAAATCGATCATCGCCTGCCCGATCCGGGCCATGATGACGGCGAACTTGAAGCCCGAGAGCACCTCGTAGTACTCCAGGTGGCGCAGCGGCCGGCCGAGCAGCTCCTCGTACCGCCCGGTGGTCTCGGCGTGCGAGGGGAAGCCGGGCAGGCGGGGCGCGCCGACGCCCTCGGAGTGGTGCCGGTCCAGGTACAGGAACCACGCCAGGTCCTCCTCCGGGGCGCCCAGCACGGCGGTCTCCCAGTCCAGCGCCGCGACGGGCGCGCCGTCCCGGAAGACGACGTTGCCGATCCGGGCGTCGCCCCACAGCAGCGCGGGCGGGCCGGGCTCGTCCGGGCGGTTGGCCTCCAGCCAGGCCAGGGCCCTCAGCGCGGTCTCCTGCGGGCCGTCGTACGCCCAGCGCAGGTAGTGCCGGTAGTAGGCGAGCCGCTGCCCCAGCCCCGGGGCGGCGCCCCATTCGGGCTGGTCGAGGAAGCCCAGGTCCAGGGCCACCGGGTCGAGCCGGTGGACGCGGGCCAGGATCTCCAGCGCGGACCACCACATCGCCGCGCGCTCCTCCGGCGGGACGCGGGTGACCCAGCCGTCGGTGTGGTACGGGGGCATGTCGGTCGGGACGCGGCCCTCGGCGTGGCCCATCACGAAGAACGGCGCGCCCAGCGGCTCGGGGGACGGCTCGTACCACAGGATGGGCGGGACGGGGACGTCGGTGCGCTCGTCGAGGATCCGCATCAGGCGGTACTGCTCCTCGAACCGCGCGTCGGGGAAGATCCGGTAGCGGACCGGCGCGACCCGGGCCACGAACGTCCGGTGCCGCTCGCGCCCGCCCGGACCGTCCCAGGCCGCCTCGAAGATCAGTGTCTCGTTGGAGAAGCCGCTGGTGGACGGGGTGTCCAGGGTCAGGATCCGGGCACCGGGCAGGCGCTCGCCCAGCCACCCGGCCAGGCTCCGCAGGGTGACCTCGGGATCGCGTTGGTCGGGAACGGGCATCGCCGCCTCCTCTGTGCCGCCGGGTGGGGGGTGGGGTGGGCGGTCCCGGGACACGAAAGTGAAACGTGTTCTACCAACGCGCCCGGCGCCGGTCAATGGCCCCGCGCGATCCCTTCCCGTACGGCCCGGGCGGCCGGAGGGGAACGGCGTGAAAGGATCGGAGCATGCGTCTCACCAAACTCGGACACGCCTGCGTGCGGCTCCAGAAGGACGACCGGACCCTGGTCATCGACCCTGGGGCGTTCACTCCCGAGAGCGACGCCCTCGCCGGCGCCGACGCCGTCCTGATCACCCATGAGCACTTCGACCACTTCGATCCCGACCGGCTCCGCAAGGCCATGGCCGAGAACCCGGCGCTGGAGGTGTGGACCTCCCGGGTCGTCGCCGAGAACCTCGCCGACCTCGGCGGCCGGGTCCACCAGGTCGGGCACGGGGACGCGGTGACGATCGCCGGCTTCGACGTGCACGTGTACGGGGAGGACCACGAGATCCTGCACCCGGACGTCCCGCCGATCCCCAACACCGGCTTCCTGGTGGACGGCGAGGTGTTCCACCCCGGCGACGCCCTGACCGTTCCGGACGAGCCGGTCCGCACCCTGTGCCTGCCCGGCAACGCGCCCTGGATGAAGGTCCCGGAGCTGTTCCTCTACACCCGCGAGGTGCGGCCGGAGCGCGCGTTCGTCATCCACGACGGGCTGCTGAACGACAACGGCCTGGCCGTGATGGAGACCGCCGTCGGCAACGCGGGCAAGCAGCTCGGCAAGGAGTTCCGCCGCCTGAAGCCGGGCGAGTCGGTCGACCTGGGCGACGCGTGACCGCCCGTCCCGGCGCCGGCGAGCCGATCGGCGCCGTCTTCTTCGACATCGGCGAGACCCTCGTCAACGAGGGCGAGATCTACGGCCGGTGGGCCGACTGGCTCGGCGTGCCGCGCCACACGTTCCTCACCAAGCTGGGCGCGGTGCTGGCCACCGGCGGCACCCACATGGACATGCTGGAGTACTTCCGGCCGGGCTTCGACCTGGAGGTGGAGGAGAAGAAGCGGGCCGCCGCGGGCGTGCCGAACGGCTTCGGCCCCGCCGACCTCTACCCCGACGCGCGGGACTGCCTGGCCGGGCTGCGCGCCCAGGGGGTCTTCGTCGGCGTCGCGGGCAACCAGCCGGTGGAGGCCGCCGAGCAGTTCGCCGCGCTGGGCCTGGAGGCCGACGTGGTCGGGATCTCCGACGTGTGGGGCGTCCAGAAACCCGACCCGGAGTTCTTTGCCCGCTGCGCCGCCCTGGCGGGCGAGCCGCCCGGCCGGATCCTGTACGTGGGCGACCGCATCGACAACGACGTGCGCCCCGGCCTGGCCTTCGGGATGCGGACGGCCTTCCTGCGACGCGGCCCCTGGGGCGTCATCCTGCGGGACGACGAGGCCCTGGGCCGCTGCACGTTCGTGCTGGACGACCTGGCCGGGCTCCCCGGCATGGTCGCCGCCCACAACGCGGGCTGACGCCGCCCGGCCCTTCCCCTAGGGGTGTTCCCCTACGTCGCAGGTAGGGCCGCAAGACCGCTCGCGCGAGGGATTCGCTTCGCGCGCCCGGTTCCTAGCGTTGTCTACGTGTCCGCATACCGCGGATGCGCATCGAACGACAGGAATCGGGGAGAGAAACGCCATGAACGGGATCTACCGACCGCGCGACGGACGCGTCATCGCCGGGGTCTGCGCGGGGCTGGCCCGGCGGTTCGGGATGACGCCCTGGACCGTCCGGCTGCTGGCGCTGCTGTCCTGCCTCCTGCCCGGCCCGCAGTTCGTGGCCTACATCGTGCTGTGGGTCATGCTGCCCAACGAGCGCCACATGGCCAGGACGTACTGAAGACGTACCGAAACGGCGTCCCCGCGGAGAGCGACGCCACTTAATTGATCATCGGTTTACCTTCGGGGGGCGGTCCGCACGGTGTTAGATCGTGGCACGGACCGCCGAGAACCTGGGAGGAAGCCGCAGTGCCTGACGAGGGCCCCGCGCCCGGACCCGGCGTCGACGCCGCCGCGGCGCGGCGGCTGCTGGGCTACCTGCGCGAGCTGGCCCGCGCCCGGCGGGCGCCGGCGCGGGACATCGCCGCCCACGACCAGGTGCACTGGCTGGCCGACCTGCCGGGCGAGGTCTACGTCGAGACCGAGGCCGGTCCGGGCGAGGTGCTGTTCAGCATCCCGTTCATCCCGATCTCACCGCCCGGGGTGCTGGAGGAGTTCGACGGCTGGCTGGCGATGCGCCACTGGTACCGGGCGCTGCGCGACCTGGCCGAGCGCCCGGCCGCCGAGGGCGGCGAGGCGGTCCTGGCCACCGGCCTGCTCGCCTGGCGGCCCCCGCGCGGCCCGGCGGTGCGCGGCCATCTGCTCTCCACCCCCGTCCGGATCGCGCTCGACCGGCGCTCCGGACGGGTGGACGTGGTCGTCGCGGGTCCCGCCGTCCCGCGCGACCGGGACCTGCTCGCCGGGGTGCCCGGCCTCCGCGCCGACGGCGCCGGCCCGGTACGGGACGCGGCGCGGGCCGGGCGGGCGACCGGCCTGACCGCCTCCGCCGCGGGCGTCCTGCGCGAGTGGTGCGCGGCGGCCACCGGGGAACGGGACGAGCCGGTGGCCTTCCAGGAGGACTGGGCCCCGGCCGATCTCGACGCCCCCCTCCCGCAGGCCCCCCGGATGCGCCTCGCGCCCGCGCTGGTGGTGTGCCCGCCGGGCCAGGCCGCCCTGGTCGGCCACTACGACACGCTGCTCGCGCGCCTGGGCGACGGCCCGGTGCCGGCCGGCCTCGCCGCGTTCCTCACGCCGGGCGGCCGATCCCCGCTGCTGAACAGGCCCGACGCCACCCCCGAGGCCATCGCCGACATGCTCGCCGGGATGCTCGCCCAGGGGCGCCGGGTGCTGGTCGCCGTGCCGGACGGTGCCGCCGCGCTGCGGCTGCGCGCCGCCCTCCCGGACGGGATCGCCGGGCTGTGCGCGGCCGTCACCGACCCGGCCCCGCCCCCCGACGCCGCCCCGCCCGCGGCGCCCGCGGGGCACGCCATGCCGGCCGCCCCCGGACGGCGCCGGTCCGTCCCCGACCAGGGCCCGGCCGCGCCCGACCGGATCGCCGCGGCACTGCTCGCGCACGCCGCCGGGTACGAGCCGTACCGGCACCGCGACCAGGTGGCCGAACTGGCCGAACGCGAGGCGGCCCTGCGGACGGCCGTCGCCGGGCTCGCCGAGCGGGCGCGGACCATGACCGCGACCGAGGCCGGCACCTGCGATCTGGGCGGCGGCTACCGCGGCGAGCCGGCCGCCCTCGACCGGAGGCTGCGCACCGAGTCCGCCGACCACGGCTGGCTCCCGCCGCGGCGCGACCTGCCCGAGACCGCCCCGCTCTCCGCCGCCGAGGCCGCCGAACTGATCCGGCTGCTGGCCGAGGAGACCCCGGAACGGCGGGCCAGGACCGCCCAGCGGGACGTCGATCCGGCCGCCCTGCCCAGCCCCCCGTACGTCCGGACGCTGATCGAGGCCGAGGCGACCGCGGTCGCCCGCGCGCGGCGTTCGGAGACCGAGACGTCCCGGCGGCTGCGGGCCTGCGACGTCCAGCTGCTCGCC
This region includes:
- a CDS encoding LLM class F420-dependent oxidoreductase, with protein sequence MTRWGLTIPLTGVPLAEHREIVAALPGLGYTDAWSAESNGTDGFTPLALASQWAPELRLGPAIVPVYTRGPALLAQQAATLADLAPGRFVLGIGTSSDTIVERWNAIPFEEPYKRTRDTLRFLRRALAGEKVTEEYDTFAVRGFKLDGAPAVPPPIVLAALRPGMLRLAAREADGAITNWLAPADVPKVRAELGEEPELIARLFVCPTEDAEEARSIGRWMIAAYLNVPVYRAFHEWLGRGEALRPMNEAWAAGDRRKALEVIPDEVVDDLIVHGSPEACRARLREYVANGLTTPVLAIVPGGGMPVAEAVRALAPGA
- a CDS encoding Fe-S cluster assembly protein HesB translates to MLTLTSGAVQVIRTVTANPEMPPETGIRIESGIDGSDALRLSVAPAPEAGDQVVETEGARVYLEPDVAQLLDDKTLDAQVDQQGDVAFTIAEGPEEPGGSAAG
- a CDS encoding phosphotransferase family protein; this translates as MPVPDQRDPEVTLRSLAGWLGERLPGARILTLDTPSTSGFSNETLIFEAAWDGPGGRERHRTFVARVAPVRYRIFPDARFEEQYRLMRILDERTDVPVPPILWYEPSPEPLGAPFFVMGHAEGRVPTDMPPYHTDGWVTRVPPEERAAMWWSALEILARVHRLDPVALDLGFLDQPEWGAAPGLGQRLAYYRHYLRWAYDGPQETALRALAWLEANRPDEPGPPALLWGDARIGNVVFRDGAPVAALDWETAVLGAPEEDLAWFLYLDRHHSEGVGAPRLPGFPSHAETTGRYEELLGRPLRHLEYYEVLSGFKFAVIMARIGQAMIDFGWIEPDADFPYANTCTRLLDRILGGDP
- a CDS encoding MBL fold metallo-hydrolase, producing MRLTKLGHACVRLQKDDRTLVIDPGAFTPESDALAGADAVLITHEHFDHFDPDRLRKAMAENPALEVWTSRVVAENLADLGGRVHQVGHGDAVTIAGFDVHVYGEDHEILHPDVPPIPNTGFLVDGEVFHPGDALTVPDEPVRTLCLPGNAPWMKVPELFLYTREVRPERAFVIHDGLLNDNGLAVMETAVGNAGKQLGKEFRRLKPGESVDLGDA
- a CDS encoding HAD family hydrolase; this translates as MTARPGAGEPIGAVFFDIGETLVNEGEIYGRWADWLGVPRHTFLTKLGAVLATGGTHMDMLEYFRPGFDLEVEEKKRAAAGVPNGFGPADLYPDARDCLAGLRAQGVFVGVAGNQPVEAAEQFAALGLEADVVGISDVWGVQKPDPEFFARCAALAGEPPGRILYVGDRIDNDVRPGLAFGMRTAFLRRGPWGVILRDDEALGRCTFVLDDLAGLPGMVAAHNAG
- a CDS encoding PspC domain-containing protein, with protein sequence MNGIYRPRDGRVIAGVCAGLARRFGMTPWTVRLLALLSCLLPGPQFVAYIVLWVMLPNERHMARTY